The proteins below are encoded in one region of Acetoanaerobium noterae:
- a CDS encoding phage major capsid protein, with product MPRPMINPDLSNTDEVLIGLKNDFVAALESGDADNVAAAQVAMAHHIQLGVLDQAKREAVEAARMEAADQHARAARNMNYLTADERKYYNAVIEANGFETAEVVSLMPATIIDRVFEDLKKKHPLLDKINFVNTGGVTQWITRTNDAEAAWWGPLCDTIKKKLSAAFKIEDMNLYKLSAYMPVCKSMLVLGPEWLDTYVRTVLGESIAMALELAIVNGTGKDQPIGMMKNLAGAVVEGVYPDKTPVALTEFTPASIGTAIMAPLTKNGTKIVDAADVVFIVNPLDYWSKIYQTIMTKNLNGQWVSNFLFPMENIIQSVAVPQGKMVTGEAPNYFMGVGMAQKIEHSDEYKFLEDQRTYLTKFLGNGKAKDNESFTVFDISGMAPAV from the coding sequence ATGCCAAGACCAATGATAAATCCAGATTTAAGTAATACTGATGAGGTACTAATAGGTTTAAAAAATGATTTTGTTGCAGCACTTGAAAGTGGAGATGCTGACAATGTAGCAGCTGCACAAGTAGCAATGGCCCATCATATTCAATTAGGAGTACTTGATCAAGCTAAAAGAGAAGCAGTAGAAGCTGCAAGAATGGAAGCCGCTGACCAACATGCAAGAGCAGCCAGAAATATGAATTATCTTACTGCAGATGAAAGAAAATATTACAATGCAGTAATTGAAGCTAACGGATTTGAGACTGCTGAAGTAGTTAGCCTTATGCCTGCAACTATAATTGATAGAGTGTTTGAAGATTTAAAGAAAAAACATCCACTTCTTGATAAGATTAATTTTGTAAACACTGGTGGAGTTACTCAGTGGATTACAAGAACTAATGATGCAGAGGCCGCTTGGTGGGGTCCTTTATGCGATACAATTAAGAAAAAACTTTCTGCAGCTTTCAAAATAGAAGACATGAATTTATACAAGCTTTCTGCATATATGCCTGTTTGCAAGTCTATGTTAGTTTTAGGACCTGAGTGGTTAGACACATATGTAAGAACAGTTTTAGGAGAATCAATTGCAATGGCTCTTGAGCTAGCAATTGTTAATGGTACTGGTAAAGACCAACCTATAGGAATGATGAAGAATTTAGCAGGAGCAGTAGTTGAAGGAGTTTATCCAGATAAAACTCCAGTTGCACTTACTGAGTTTACGCCAGCTTCTATAGGAACTGCTATCATGGCGCCTCTTACTAAAAATGGTACAAAGATAGTAGATGCTGCTGATGTAGTGTTTATTGTAAATCCATTAGATTACTGGTCTAAGATTTACCAAACTATTATGACTAAAAATTTAAATGGTCAATGGGTTTCAAACTTCCTTTTCCCAATGGAAAATATTATCCAGTCCGTTGCAGTACCACAAGGTAAGATGGTAACAGGAGAAGCACCTAACTATTTTATGGGAGTTGGAATGGCCCAAAAGATTGAGCATTCAGACGAATACAAATTCCTTGAAGACCAAAGAACTTATCTTACTAAGTTTTTAGGAAATGGTAAAGCTAAAGATAATGAGTCATTCACTGTATTTGATATTTCTGGAATGGCTCCTGCAGTTTAG